The proteins below are encoded in one region of Homo sapiens chromosome 8, GRCh38.p14 Primary Assembly:
- the ATAD2 gene encoding ATPase family AAA domain-containing protein 2 isoform X3, with translation MVVLRSSLELHNHSAASATGSLDLSSDFLSLEHIGRRRLRSAGAAQKKPAATTAKAGDGSSVKEVETYHRTRALRSLRKDAQNSSDSSFEKNVEITEQLANGRHFTRQLARQQADKKKEEHREDKVIPVTRSLRARNIVQSTEHLHEDNGDVEVRRSCRIRSRYSGVNQSMLFDKLITNTAEAVLQKMDDMKKMRRQRMRELEDLGVFNETEESNLNMYTRGKQKDIQRTDEETTDNQEGSVESSEEGEDQEHEDDGEDEDDEDDDDDDDDDDDDDDEDDEDEEDGEEENQKRYYLRQRKATVYYQAPLEKPRHQRKPNIFYSGPASPARPRYRLSSAGPRSPYCKRMNRRRHAIHSSDSTSSSSSEDEQHFERRRKRSRNRAINRCLPLNFRKDELKGIYKDRMKIGASLADVDPMQLDSSVRFDSVGGLSNHIAALKEMVVFPLLYPEVFEKFKIQPPRGCLFYGPPGTGKTLVARALANECSQGDKRVAFFMRKGADCLSKWVGESERQLRLLFDQAYQMRPSIIFFDEIDGLAPVRSSRQDQIHSSIVSTLLALMDGLDSRGEIVVIGATNRLDSIDPALRRPGRFDREFLFSLPDKEARKEILKIHTRDWNPKPLDTFLEELAENCVGYCGADIKSICAEAALCALRRRYPQIYTTSEKLQLDLSSINISAKDFEVAMQKMIPASQRAVTSPGQALSTVVKPLLQNTVDKILEALQRVFPHAEFRTNKTLDSDISCPLLESDLAYSDDDVPSVYENGLSQKSSHKAKDNFNFLHLNRNACYQPMSFRPRILIVGEPGFGQGSHLAPAVIHALEKFTVYTLDIPVLFGVSTTSPEETCAQVIREAKRTAPSIVYVPHIHVWWEIVGPTLKATFTTLLQNIPSFAPVLLLATSDKPHSALPEEVQELFIRDYGEIFNVQLPDKEERTKFFEDLILKQAAKPPISKKKAGS, from the exons gaTGGGTCATCAGTTAAGGAAGTTGAAACCTACCACCGGACACGTGCTTTAAGATCTTTGAGAAAAGATGCACAGAATTCTTCAGATTCTAGTTTTGAGAAGAATGTGGAAATAACGGAGCAACTTGCTAATGGCAGGCATTTTACAAG gcagTTGGCCAGACAGCAGgctgataaaaaaaaagaagagcacagAGAAG ACAAAGTGATTCCAGTTACTCGGTCATTGAGGGCTAGAAACATCGTTCAAAGTACAGAACACTTACATGAAGATAATGGTGATGTTGAAGTGCGTCGAAGTTGTAGGATTAGAAGTCGTTATAGTGGTGTAAACCAGTCCATGCTGTTTGACAAACTTATAACTAA cactgctGAAGCTGTACTTCAAAAAATGGATGACATGAAGAAGATGCGTAGACAGCGAATGAGAGAACTTGAAGACTTGGGAGTGTTTAATGAAACAGAAGAA agcAATCTTAATATGTACacaagaggaaaacagaaagatattCAAAGAACTGATGAAGAAACAACTGATAATCAAGAAGGCAGTGTGG AGTCATCTGAAGAGGGTGAAGACCAAGAACATGAAGATGATGgtgaagatgaagatgatgaagatgatgatgatgatgacgatgatgatgatgatgatgatgatgaagatgatgaagatgaagaagatggAGAAGAAGAGAATCAGAAGCGATATTATCTTAGACAGAGAAAAGCTACTGTTTACTATCAGGCTCCATTGGAAA aaccTCGTCACCAGAGAAAGCCCAACATATTTTATAGTGGCCCAGCTTCTCCTGCAAGACCAAGATACCGATTATCTTCCGCAGGACCAAGAAGTCCTTACTGTAAACGAATGAACAG gCGAAGGCATGCAATCCACAGTAGTGACTCGacttcatcttcctcctctgaAGATgaacagcactttgagaggcggaggaaAAGGAGTCGTAATAGGGCTATCAATAG gTGCCTCCCACTAAATTTTCGGAAAGATGAATTAAAAGGCATTTATAAAGATCGAATGAAAATTGGAGCAAGCCTTGCCGATGTTGATCCAATGCAACTAGATTCTTCA GTACGATTTGATAGTGTTGGTGGCCTGTCTAATCATATAGCAGCTCTAAAAGAGATGGTGGTGTTTCCATTACTTTATCCAGAAgtctttgaaaaatttaaaattcaaccCCCAag aggttgtttgttttatggGCCACCTGGAACTGGAAAGACTCTGGTTGCCAGAGCACTTGCCAATGAGTGCAGTCAAGGGGATAAAAGAGTAGCATTTTTCATGAGGAAAGGTGCTGATTGTCTAAGTAAATGGGTAGGAGAATCTGAAAGACAGCTACGATTGCTGTTTGATCAG GCCTATCAGATGCGCCcatcaattattttttttgaCGAAATTGATGGTCTGGCTCCAGTACGGTCAAGCAGGCAAGATCAGATTCACAG ttctaTTGTTTCCACCCTGCTAGCTCTTATGGATGGATTGGACAGCAGAGGGGAAATTGTGGTCATTGGTGCTACGAACAGGCTAGATTCTATAGATCCTGCTTTACGAAGGCCTGGTCGCTTTGATAGAGAATTCCTCTTTAGCCTGCCTGATAAAGAG GCTCGAAAAGAGATTCTAAAGATTCACACCAGGGATTGGAATCCCAAACCACTGGACACATTTTTAGAAGAGCTAGCAGAAAACTGTGTTG GATACTGTGGAGCAGATATTAAATCAATATGTGCTGAAGCTGCTTTATGTGCTTTACGACGACGCTACCCACAGATCTATACCACTAGTGAGAAACTGCAGTTGGATCTCTCTTCAATTAATATCTCAGCTAAGGATTTCGAGGTAGCTATGCAAAAGATGATaccagcctcccaaagagctgtgaCATCACCTGGGCAGGCACTGTCCACCGTTGTGAAACCACTCCTGCAAAACACTGTTGACAAGATTTTAGAAGCCCTGCAGAGAGTATTTCCACATGCAGAATTCAGAACAAATAAAACATTAGACTCAG ATATTTCTTGTCCTCTGCTAGAAAGTGACTTGGCTTACAGTGATGATGATGTTCCATCAGTTTATGAAAATGGactttctcagaaatcttctcaTAAGGCaaaagacaattttaattttcttcatttgaatAG AAATGCTTGTTACCAACCTATGTCTTTTCGACCAAGAATATTGATAGTAGGAGAACCAGGATTTGGGCAAGGTTCTCACTTGGCACCAGCTGTCATTCATGCTTTGGAAAAGTTTACTGTATATACATTAGACATTCCTGTTCTTTTTGGAGTTAGTACTACATCCCCTGAAGAAACATGTGCCCAG GTGATTCGTGAAGCTAAGAGAACAGCACCAAGTATAGTGTATGTTCCTCATATCCACGTGTGGTGGGAAATAGTTGGACCGACACTTAAAGCCACATTTACCACATTATTACAGAATATTCCTTCATTTGCTCCAGTTTTACTACTTGCAACTTCTGACAAACCCCATTCCGCTTTGCCAGAAGAG gtgcAAGAATTGTTTATCCGTGATTATGGAGAGATTTTTAATGTCCAGTTACCGGATAAAGAAGAACGGAcaaaattttttgaagatttaATTCTAAAACAAGCTGCTAAGCctcctatatcaaaaaagaaagcag GTTCCTGA
- the ATAD2 gene encoding ATPase family AAA domain-containing protein 2 isoform X6, giving the protein MVVLRSSLELHNHSAASATGSLDLSSDFLSLEHIGRRRLRSAGAAQKKPAATTAKAGDGSSVKEVETYHRTRALRSLRKDAQNSSDSSFEKNVEITEQLANGRHFTRQLARQQADKKKEEHREDKVIPVTRSLRARNIVQSTEHLHEDNGDVEVRRSCRIRSRYSGVNQSMLFDKLITNTAEAVLQKMDDMKKMRRQRMRELEDLGVFNETEESNLNMYTRGKQKDIQRTDEETTDNQEGSVESSEEGEDQEHEDDGEDEDDEDDDDDDDDDDDDDDEDDEDEEDGEEENQKRYYLRQRKATVYYQAPLEKPRHQRKPNIFYSGPASPARPRYRLSSAGPRSPYCKRMNRRRHAIHSSDSTSSSSSEDEQHFERRRKRSRNRAINRCLPLNFRKDELKGIYKDRMKIGASLADVDPMQLDSSVRFDSVGGLSNHIAALKEMVVFPLLYPEVFEKFKIQPPRGCLFYGPPGTGKTLVARALANECSQGDKRVAFFMRKGADCLSKWVGESERQLRLLFDQAYQMRPSIIFFDEIDGLAPVRSSRQDQIHSSIVSTLLALMDGLDSRGEIVVIGATNRLDSIDPALRRPGRFDREFLFSLPDKEARKEILKIHTRDWNPKPLDTFLEELAENCVGYCGADIKSICAEAALCALRRRYPQIYTTSEKLQLDLSSINISAKDFEVAMQKMIPASQRAVTSPGQALSTVVKPLLQNTVDKILEALQRVFPHAEFRTNKTLDSDISCPLLESDLAYSDDDVPSVYENGLSQKSSHKKCLLPTYVFSTKNIDSRRTRIWARFSLGTSCHSCFGKVYCIYIRHSCSFWS; this is encoded by the exons gaTGGGTCATCAGTTAAGGAAGTTGAAACCTACCACCGGACACGTGCTTTAAGATCTTTGAGAAAAGATGCACAGAATTCTTCAGATTCTAGTTTTGAGAAGAATGTGGAAATAACGGAGCAACTTGCTAATGGCAGGCATTTTACAAG gcagTTGGCCAGACAGCAGgctgataaaaaaaaagaagagcacagAGAAG ACAAAGTGATTCCAGTTACTCGGTCATTGAGGGCTAGAAACATCGTTCAAAGTACAGAACACTTACATGAAGATAATGGTGATGTTGAAGTGCGTCGAAGTTGTAGGATTAGAAGTCGTTATAGTGGTGTAAACCAGTCCATGCTGTTTGACAAACTTATAACTAA cactgctGAAGCTGTACTTCAAAAAATGGATGACATGAAGAAGATGCGTAGACAGCGAATGAGAGAACTTGAAGACTTGGGAGTGTTTAATGAAACAGAAGAA agcAATCTTAATATGTACacaagaggaaaacagaaagatattCAAAGAACTGATGAAGAAACAACTGATAATCAAGAAGGCAGTGTGG AGTCATCTGAAGAGGGTGAAGACCAAGAACATGAAGATGATGgtgaagatgaagatgatgaagatgatgatgatgatgacgatgatgatgatgatgatgatgatgaagatgatgaagatgaagaagatggAGAAGAAGAGAATCAGAAGCGATATTATCTTAGACAGAGAAAAGCTACTGTTTACTATCAGGCTCCATTGGAAA aaccTCGTCACCAGAGAAAGCCCAACATATTTTATAGTGGCCCAGCTTCTCCTGCAAGACCAAGATACCGATTATCTTCCGCAGGACCAAGAAGTCCTTACTGTAAACGAATGAACAG gCGAAGGCATGCAATCCACAGTAGTGACTCGacttcatcttcctcctctgaAGATgaacagcactttgagaggcggaggaaAAGGAGTCGTAATAGGGCTATCAATAG gTGCCTCCCACTAAATTTTCGGAAAGATGAATTAAAAGGCATTTATAAAGATCGAATGAAAATTGGAGCAAGCCTTGCCGATGTTGATCCAATGCAACTAGATTCTTCA GTACGATTTGATAGTGTTGGTGGCCTGTCTAATCATATAGCAGCTCTAAAAGAGATGGTGGTGTTTCCATTACTTTATCCAGAAgtctttgaaaaatttaaaattcaaccCCCAag aggttgtttgttttatggGCCACCTGGAACTGGAAAGACTCTGGTTGCCAGAGCACTTGCCAATGAGTGCAGTCAAGGGGATAAAAGAGTAGCATTTTTCATGAGGAAAGGTGCTGATTGTCTAAGTAAATGGGTAGGAGAATCTGAAAGACAGCTACGATTGCTGTTTGATCAG GCCTATCAGATGCGCCcatcaattattttttttgaCGAAATTGATGGTCTGGCTCCAGTACGGTCAAGCAGGCAAGATCAGATTCACAG ttctaTTGTTTCCACCCTGCTAGCTCTTATGGATGGATTGGACAGCAGAGGGGAAATTGTGGTCATTGGTGCTACGAACAGGCTAGATTCTATAGATCCTGCTTTACGAAGGCCTGGTCGCTTTGATAGAGAATTCCTCTTTAGCCTGCCTGATAAAGAG GCTCGAAAAGAGATTCTAAAGATTCACACCAGGGATTGGAATCCCAAACCACTGGACACATTTTTAGAAGAGCTAGCAGAAAACTGTGTTG GATACTGTGGAGCAGATATTAAATCAATATGTGCTGAAGCTGCTTTATGTGCTTTACGACGACGCTACCCACAGATCTATACCACTAGTGAGAAACTGCAGTTGGATCTCTCTTCAATTAATATCTCAGCTAAGGATTTCGAGGTAGCTATGCAAAAGATGATaccagcctcccaaagagctgtgaCATCACCTGGGCAGGCACTGTCCACCGTTGTGAAACCACTCCTGCAAAACACTGTTGACAAGATTTTAGAAGCCCTGCAGAGAGTATTTCCACATGCAGAATTCAGAACAAATAAAACATTAGACTCAG ATATTTCTTGTCCTCTGCTAGAAAGTGACTTGGCTTACAGTGATGATGATGTTCCATCAGTTTATGAAAATGGactttctcagaaatcttctcaTAAG AAATGCTTGTTACCAACCTATGTCTTTTCGACCAAGAATATTGATAGTAGGAGAACCAGGATTTGGGCAAGGTTCTCACTTGGCACCAGCTGTCATTCATGCTTTGGAAAAGTTTACTGTATATACATTAGACATTCCTGTTCTTTTTGGAGTTAG